Below is a genomic region from bacterium.
TTCGAGTTCATCAACGGCTTCCACGACACCGCCAACTCGATCGCCACGGTGGTGGCGACCAAGGTGCTGTCGCCGGGCGCGGCGGTGTCGCTGGCGGCGGGCATGAACCTGGTCGGCGCGCTGACCGGCACCGCGGTGGCGGCGACGATTGCGACTGGCATCGTCAACACCGACGTGGTCGAGGCCTCCTCGCAGGTGATCCTGTGCGCGCTGCTCGGCGGTATCGCCTGGAACCTGCTGACCTGGTGGTTCGGCCTGCCGTCCTC
It encodes:
- a CDS encoding inorganic phosphate transporter — protein: MLTLVLVVVFVALVFEFINGFHDTANSIATVVATKVLSPGAAVSLAAGMNLVGALTGTAVAATIATGIVNTDVVEASSQVILCALLGGIAWNLLTWWFGLPSS